The following proteins are encoded in a genomic region of Gimesia algae:
- the gcvPA gene encoding aminomethyl-transferring glycine dehydrogenase subunit GcvPA — protein sequence MPYLFNTPEQQQEMLKTIGVDSLESLFATIPSELRLGRPLEIPPALTEMELQAHVTRLAAKNVGPTSRVCMQGGGAYDHFIPAAVDEIAGRGEFYTAYTPYQAEASQGSLQTFFEFQSLICQLTGMDVTNASLYEGGTCVSESAFMAMRVTNRHNRVVLLGSLHPEYQQVVETYLTHLNCEVVVVPCLDGAADPAAVDAAMNEETACLVIQHPNFFGTLEEAEQLTEIAHKYGALSVVSYDPISLGILNRPGDYGADIAIAEGQSLGTPLQFGGPYLGLFSCSEKFVRRMPGRLIGQTVDRNGKRCYVLNLQAREQHIRRDKATSNICSNQGLIAIRAAVYLALLGKQGIREVAELCCQKAHYAAEQLATVEGIELLYPERPFFKEFAVSCSEGADYLLRKARQAGFDLGPELSRFEYQQAPEKFQTGVLVAITEQRTRSEIDQLVTALKA from the coding sequence TTTGCCACAATCCCATCTGAGTTACGACTGGGTCGCCCGCTTGAGATCCCACCCGCTCTGACAGAAATGGAACTGCAGGCGCATGTCACCAGACTCGCCGCAAAGAATGTCGGACCGACATCACGCGTCTGCATGCAGGGTGGCGGTGCCTACGATCATTTTATTCCTGCTGCCGTCGATGAAATTGCCGGCCGGGGTGAATTCTACACCGCTTACACTCCCTACCAGGCAGAAGCCAGCCAGGGCAGCCTGCAGACTTTCTTTGAATTTCAATCGCTGATCTGCCAGTTAACCGGCATGGATGTGACGAACGCCAGCCTCTACGAAGGAGGCACCTGTGTCAGCGAATCCGCCTTCATGGCAATGCGGGTGACCAACCGACACAACCGCGTGGTCCTGCTGGGTTCACTGCATCCCGAGTATCAGCAGGTTGTCGAAACCTATCTGACTCATTTGAACTGTGAAGTCGTTGTGGTGCCTTGTCTCGATGGGGCTGCCGATCCCGCAGCCGTTGATGCTGCCATGAATGAAGAAACAGCCTGCCTGGTCATCCAGCATCCGAACTTCTTTGGAACACTGGAAGAAGCAGAACAGCTGACCGAAATCGCTCACAAATATGGTGCTCTCTCTGTCGTCTCCTATGACCCGATCAGTCTCGGGATTCTGAATCGGCCGGGTGATTACGGTGCAGACATTGCCATCGCTGAAGGACAGTCCCTGGGAACACCTCTGCAGTTTGGTGGTCCTTATCTGGGCCTGTTCTCCTGCAGCGAAAAGTTTGTCCGCAGAATGCCTGGTCGCCTGATTGGTCAGACAGTCGATCGCAATGGCAAGCGCTGTTACGTGCTCAACCTGCAGGCCCGTGAACAACATATCCGCCGTGATAAAGCCACCAGTAACATCTGCAGTAATCAGGGTCTGATCGCGATCCGCGCCGCCGTCTATCTCGCTCTGCTCGGCAAACAGGGGATTCGCGAAGTCGCTGAACTCTGCTGCCAGAAAGCACACTACGCCGCCGAACAACTTGCAACGGTCGAAGGGATCGAGCTTCTCTATCCGGAACGTCCTTTCTTCAAAGAATTTGCTGTCAGCTGCTCAGAAGGGGCAGACTATCTGCTGCGAAAAGCGCGACAGGCCGGCTTTGACCTGGGTCCCGAGTTATCACGGTTTGAATATCAGCAGGCTCCTGAAAAATTCCAGACCGGTGTGCTGGTGGCGATTACCGAACAGAGAACACGCTCAGAAATCGATCAACTGGTCACTGCCTTAAAAGCATAA
- a CDS encoding lipoate--protein ligase family protein: MTHSAKPDHCRLIIEQAPLSGSRNMAIDEALLESAANQEWCTLRWYQWNQPTISLGYFQKNEAKESVENWKDLPRVRRLSGGGAILHHHELTYAFALPGCHPLAKSPPELYVAIHQPIIDVLAAHGLQVQFRGVSFRSETEPFLCFGRGDERDLVYQGQKILGSAQRRRRGAIVQHGSLLLLTSEHATDFSGLLNLTEQVERYQTEFLAALTEDFSHAISQALKLPLKSQFLTDEEQAQSESLEKEKYSVEAWTARK, translated from the coding sequence ATGACCCACTCTGCAAAACCGGATCACTGTCGTCTGATTATTGAACAGGCCCCGCTTTCAGGGAGCCGGAATATGGCCATTGATGAAGCATTGCTGGAGTCAGCTGCAAATCAGGAGTGGTGCACATTGCGCTGGTATCAGTGGAATCAACCCACAATATCACTGGGATACTTTCAGAAAAATGAGGCGAAAGAGTCTGTTGAGAACTGGAAAGACCTGCCTCGCGTGCGCAGACTCTCTGGTGGGGGAGCTATTCTGCATCACCATGAACTCACTTACGCTTTCGCGCTGCCCGGCTGCCACCCCCTGGCCAAATCACCGCCAGAGTTGTATGTGGCCATCCACCAGCCAATCATTGATGTTCTGGCAGCCCATGGCCTGCAGGTTCAGTTTCGAGGCGTCTCCTTCCGATCTGAAACAGAACCCTTTCTCTGTTTCGGGCGCGGCGATGAACGAGATCTGGTTTATCAGGGACAAAAAATTCTGGGAAGCGCTCAACGCAGAAGGCGTGGTGCAATTGTCCAGCATGGCAGCCTGTTACTGCTGACATCAGAACATGCCACTGATTTTTCAGGTCTGCTCAATCTGACTGAACAGGTTGAGCGATATCAGACAGAGTTTCTCGCAGCATTGACTGAGGACTTTTCCCACGCCATATCCCAAGCCCTGAAGCTTCCGCTGAAGTCACAATTCCTGACTGACGAAGAACAGGCTCAGTCGGAGAGTCTGGAAAAAGAGAAATATTCTGTTGAGGCCTGGACAGCACGGAAATAA
- a CDS encoding RNA polymerase sigma factor: MNEDDAAQVRSCLDGNTEAMRAFVARFQNIIFGLCYRMLGHRQDAEDVAQEVFVRAFRSLHQWDPDRTLKPWLLTIAANRCRTFLSKRARRPVPSEFAADLAISQSVEELQDLGEELQNAISLLRDDHRTCFILFHQENMSCQEIGDILDRPEGTIKTWLHRSRQELAANLRQRGIVPEVRYESR; this comes from the coding sequence GTGAATGAAGACGATGCGGCGCAAGTCCGAAGTTGCCTGGATGGTAATACAGAAGCGATGCGCGCGTTCGTAGCCCGGTTTCAAAATATCATTTTTGGATTGTGCTACCGCATGCTGGGACATCGACAGGATGCTGAAGATGTCGCCCAGGAGGTCTTCGTGCGGGCTTTTCGCAGCCTTCACCAGTGGGATCCTGACAGAACACTGAAACCCTGGTTATTAACCATCGCCGCCAACCGCTGTAGAACCTTTCTGAGTAAACGTGCCCGGCGTCCTGTTCCCTCAGAATTTGCCGCTGACCTGGCCATCAGTCAGTCTGTAGAAGAGTTGCAGGATCTTGGCGAAGAATTACAGAATGCCATCAGCCTGTTACGCGATGACCATCGCACATGTTTTATTTTATTTCATCAGGAAAATATGAGCTGTCAGGAAATCGGAGACATTCTGGACCGTCCGGAAGGCACGATTAAAACCTGGTTGCACCGTTCCCGACAGGAACTGGCTGCCAACTTACGACAGCGGGGAATTGTACCAGAGGTCCGATATGAATCTCGTTGA
- the gcvPB gene encoding aminomethyl-transferring glycine dehydrogenase subunit GcvPB yields the protein MRNKLATESLFALSKPGRRGAEFPAADVPERPLSELIPTSALAEKPTGLPEVTEPDVIRHFVNLSTLNMCVDTHFYPLGSCTMKYNPKRHERLASLPGIVDLHPYQDQSDLQGMLGMLYEMQEMLAEISGLPAVSLQPAAGAQGEFTALLTAKAYFEDRGEKRTKVLFPNSAHGTNPASAAIAGFDCVQLASSQEGLIDLEDLKAHLDDQTAVFMVTNPNTLGLFEKDIKQIAQMVHDAGGLVYIDGANMNAILGYTRPGDFGGDMMHFNVHKTFTGPHGAGGPGSGPIAVRDFLADYLPGPVINYHPDAAETEQYTLETPAKSIGRVRTFYGNIGILVRGYCYLRTLGAAGLKAVSENAVLNANYLKALLKDVLPVPNGNLCMHEFVASASKSKAANGITAMDIAKRLLDFGFHAPTVYFPLVVPEAIMVEPTETESKETLDAFAETIIKILKEDPEFLHQAPHSTIIQRPDEVVAARNPILQCCEPQ from the coding sequence ATGCGAAACAAATTGGCCACTGAATCTTTATTTGCTCTCTCAAAACCCGGCAGACGAGGTGCTGAATTCCCGGCTGCTGATGTTCCCGAACGACCTTTGAGTGAGTTGATTCCAACTTCAGCGCTGGCAGAGAAACCGACCGGACTGCCGGAAGTCACCGAACCTGATGTGATCCGTCACTTTGTCAATCTGTCGACGTTGAACATGTGTGTCGATACCCACTTCTACCCCCTGGGTAGCTGTACGATGAAGTACAATCCCAAACGTCATGAGCGACTGGCCAGCCTGCCGGGAATTGTTGATCTGCATCCCTACCAGGATCAGTCCGATCTGCAAGGCATGCTGGGCATGCTCTACGAGATGCAGGAAATGCTGGCAGAAATATCAGGTCTGCCGGCCGTCTCACTGCAACCCGCTGCCGGTGCACAGGGAGAATTCACAGCCCTCTTGACTGCTAAAGCCTATTTTGAAGATCGAGGCGAAAAGCGGACCAAAGTCCTGTTTCCCAACAGTGCACACGGAACGAACCCGGCCAGTGCCGCAATTGCCGGTTTCGACTGTGTGCAACTCGCCAGCAGCCAAGAAGGTTTGATAGATCTGGAAGACCTCAAAGCACATCTGGATGATCAGACTGCCGTCTTTATGGTTACGAACCCGAATACGCTGGGACTGTTCGAAAAAGACATCAAGCAGATTGCCCAGATGGTGCACGATGCCGGTGGCCTGGTCTATATCGACGGAGCCAACATGAACGCCATTCTGGGCTATACACGCCCTGGTGATTTTGGGGGCGATATGATGCACTTCAACGTCCATAAGACCTTTACAGGACCTCATGGTGCTGGCGGCCCCGGATCGGGTCCCATTGCTGTTCGTGATTTCCTTGCAGACTACCTGCCGGGTCCCGTGATCAACTATCACCCTGACGCGGCAGAAACAGAGCAATACACACTGGAAACTCCGGCGAAATCGATTGGCCGTGTGCGGACATTTTACGGTAATATCGGTATCCTCGTCCGGGGCTACTGCTATCTGAGAACTCTGGGAGCAGCCGGTCTCAAAGCAGTTTCTGAAAACGCCGTTCTGAATGCCAACTACCTGAAAGCATTACTCAAAGACGTGCTGCCTGTGCCGAATGGTAATCTGTGTATGCATGAATTTGTTGCCTCCGCCTCAAAATCGAAAGCAGCCAATGGAATTACCGCCATGGACATTGCCAAGCGGCTGCTCGACTTCGGCTTCCATGCTCCCACCGTTTACTTTCCACTAGTCGTCCCCGAGGCAATCATGGTGGAACCGACCGAAACGGAATCAAAAGAAACCCTCGATGCCTTTGCAGAAACGATAATCAAAATTCTCAAGGAAGATCCGGAGTTTCTACACCAGGCCCCGCACAGCACGATCATCCAGAGACCCGATGAAGTGGTCGCCGCCCGCAATCCGATCCTGCAGTGCTGTGAGCCTCAATAA
- a CDS encoding DUF1559 domain-containing protein, producing MQRLSQTRQSRGFTLIELLVVIAIIAILIALLLPAVQQAREAARRSTCKNNLKQISLAMHNYESAHRVFPYAHRGANGWYPQACHQRDTWFHRILPYVDQAPMYNAYEADCANVSASTSNHVHNISSSQKFVSTPLPAFMCPSDVGPAFAENTGVRWGGSYMGCIGWANNRSTGTDNGMFGYETRTKMRDITDGTSSTMMLSEGVQRVAVPTGFSWGCPGCYWIGGAHGEVTFTAYETPNTSAPDQNYLCKSTTDVNAPCVNNTSTRWNYARSMHVGGVHIGMADGAVRFVSENIDRGTFRALATISGDEVIGDF from the coding sequence ATGCAACGCTTAAGTCAAACTAGACAGTCACGTGGATTTACCTTAATTGAGTTACTGGTGGTGATTGCGATTATCGCAATTCTGATTGCATTACTTCTCCCGGCAGTGCAGCAGGCACGGGAAGCAGCGCGTCGCAGTACCTGTAAAAATAACTTGAAACAGATCAGTCTGGCAATGCATAACTATGAGAGTGCGCATCGGGTATTTCCTTATGCACACCGGGGTGCGAATGGCTGGTATCCTCAGGCATGTCATCAGCGAGATACCTGGTTCCATCGAATTCTGCCTTATGTCGATCAGGCTCCCATGTACAATGCCTATGAAGCTGATTGTGCCAACGTATCCGCCAGTACGAGCAATCATGTGCATAATATATCCAGCAGCCAGAAGTTTGTGAGTACTCCATTACCGGCTTTCATGTGTCCTTCCGACGTGGGGCCTGCCTTTGCTGAAAATACAGGTGTTCGTTGGGGAGGTAGTTATATGGGCTGTATTGGCTGGGCCAATAACCGTTCCACCGGTACCGACAATGGAATGTTCGGCTATGAAACGAGAACAAAAATGCGTGATATAACCGACGGTACATCCAGCACGATGATGTTAAGTGAAGGAGTGCAGCGTGTCGCTGTTCCCACTGGGTTTTCCTGGGGATGTCCCGGCTGTTACTGGATTGGTGGGGCGCATGGTGAAGTGACTTTTACCGCCTATGAAACTCCCAATACTTCGGCGCCGGACCAGAATTATCTCTGCAAAAGTACGACTGATGTAAATGCTCCCTGTGTCAATAACACATCCACACGTTGGAACTATGCCCGCAGCATGCATGTGGGAGGTGTCCATATCGGTATGGCAGACGGCGCGGTTCGATTCGTTTCAGAGAATATTGATCGTGGTACTTTTCGTGCCTTGGCGACCATTTCCGGTGATGAAGTGATCGGCGATTTCTAG
- a CDS encoding SpoIIE family protein phosphatase codes for MSASLFLQNNGDSSRLEIKGKQVTLGRHPDCEVCLKSNIVSRHHARITASPEGEYQIEDLGSGNGTFVNDVPVNDPLVLETGDQISIGPFLLEFSSDEDYENSQHEGLLTSYGLIPSLKNVSVRPPATDKSTILRASESGTGLNRFQIKPEIKLKAILEISRTIATATDLDSMAERVLEGLFHIFPAADRGCILLRDHDNQRFFPKAIRHRREDDLEALQLSRTVLKAVTDNKTGVLSADATNDQRFEKSESVSTLTIRSILCAPMIGLDGGVIGIINLDTQLAGQMFTDDDLELLMVIAGQAALSYESARLMISHVEKQRYDNEMEIAARVQKGLLPAEIPQVPGYEFFVSYKAARAVGGDYYDFIQTTDSLIWFALGDVAGKGVPASLVMSRVCSAVRSTVEFVTDVADAVHRVNHHIDEAAHDGRFITFILGQIALAEDLVSFVNAGHLEPLLLEANGTLRELSGDHPSVPLGVMDDYEYQSIQHHLKPGEKLILYTDGVTEAMNEEREQFGIERLKSVILDSHQNPAELGEQILKSVRIFAGQAEQYDDLTLVIIGRKP; via the coding sequence ATGTCCGCCAGCCTGTTCCTGCAAAATAATGGCGACTCCTCTCGACTGGAAATCAAGGGGAAGCAGGTGACGTTGGGACGGCATCCAGACTGCGAAGTCTGTCTTAAATCGAATATTGTCTCCCGTCATCATGCGCGCATTACCGCTTCTCCAGAAGGCGAATATCAAATCGAAGATCTGGGGAGTGGTAACGGGACTTTCGTCAATGATGTGCCCGTCAATGACCCGCTTGTATTAGAGACCGGAGATCAGATTTCGATCGGCCCGTTCCTGCTGGAGTTTTCCAGTGATGAGGATTACGAAAACTCTCAGCATGAAGGGCTATTGACTTCTTATGGCTTAATTCCCTCTCTGAAAAATGTTTCTGTCCGGCCTCCTGCTACTGATAAATCGACTATATTACGGGCATCTGAATCAGGCACTGGTCTGAATCGCTTTCAAATCAAACCCGAAATCAAATTGAAAGCGATTCTGGAAATCAGCCGCACGATTGCGACAGCAACCGATCTGGATTCGATGGCCGAGCGCGTACTGGAAGGGTTATTCCACATCTTTCCCGCCGCGGACCGAGGTTGTATTTTATTACGAGACCATGACAATCAGCGTTTTTTCCCAAAAGCTATACGTCATCGCCGGGAAGATGACCTGGAAGCATTGCAGTTAAGTCGGACAGTGTTGAAGGCAGTCACTGATAATAAAACCGGAGTCCTGTCTGCGGATGCAACTAACGATCAACGTTTTGAGAAAAGTGAATCGGTTTCCACTCTGACGATCCGTTCTATTTTGTGTGCGCCGATGATCGGCCTGGATGGCGGCGTCATCGGAATTATTAACCTGGACACCCAACTGGCCGGTCAGATGTTTACGGACGATGACCTGGAACTGCTGATGGTGATTGCCGGGCAGGCAGCGCTCTCTTATGAGAGTGCACGACTGATGATCTCGCATGTGGAAAAACAGCGTTACGATAATGAGATGGAAATTGCAGCGCGCGTACAGAAGGGGCTGTTACCGGCTGAAATCCCCCAGGTACCGGGCTATGAATTCTTTGTTTCCTATAAAGCGGCACGTGCTGTGGGAGGAGATTATTACGATTTTATTCAAACCACTGATTCTCTGATCTGGTTCGCACTGGGTGATGTTGCCGGGAAGGGGGTTCCCGCGTCACTGGTGATGTCGCGGGTCTGCAGTGCTGTTCGCAGTACGGTAGAATTCGTCACTGATGTTGCAGATGCCGTCCATCGAGTGAATCATCATATTGATGAAGCAGCTCATGACGGGCGGTTCATCACATTTATTCTGGGGCAGATTGCGCTGGCAGAGGACCTGGTGTCTTTTGTCAACGCGGGACACCTGGAACCGCTGTTGCTGGAAGCCAATGGCACTCTGAGAGAGCTGTCTGGTGATCATCCGAGCGTACCCCTGGGCGTGATGGATGATTATGAGTATCAGTCCATCCAGCATCATCTGAAACCGGGTGAGAAGTTGATTCTGTACACAGACGGTGTCACGGAAGCGATGAACGAAGAACGCGAACAGTTTGGGATTGAGCGATTGAAGTCCGTGATTCTGGATTCCCATCAGAACCCTGCAGAGTTAGGAGAGCAGATTCTAAAGTCGGTGAGAATATTCGCAGGTCAGGCGGAACAGTATGATGATTTGACATTAGTCATCATCGGTCGGAAGCCCTGA
- a CDS encoding DUF3352 domain-containing protein, with the protein MKLMQPFKLTSLSLTQKHVFVFVLVPVIFCLAVVFPARAAEPLSQLVDEQAGIYLEATDLNSHVKQFLLSPLVNRFRKTEVFQTWLHSQDVLQLKQGLRDIESVTSQPLLPLLNHLFGKSVGLAIFNHGPKQNPSVLLLTTVQDPAAVQKLAEDWFKKTDIKVTSGTFQGTTCFEVSQQGDPSAPAVIYAFLDQTLVVTDRRQNLESTIRLYDRQRLKTQTPETQPSLFNLEMYRRAKEVLAQDVTGSVFLNPRAWDEHLKPPRNEIEQGVVNWWNKTGALIAGLHLKNTVALETVILFNSEAIDLPLLKILQTPAEIPDQYTLIPKKALAVLTGQMNVNLLTNKLVSYYAEKNPEKWQKFLAVSTGLLGGLDPVTEVSKVLGPSVLFYSVPRETLSFDAISFDGLVAIQLSAADLEPGANDKGNYQSAIKNVANFLMNSMLSSHNSETPHGKQPSILKIEDHDQYHMRWIESLGHYQPAYGINERQLVFASSPELVREFFTLKSEESLAALPLFQSWKETFFREEKQLCFLNIASIRAFIEQNSDFLAEQLSKGHGGDLEKGKKKLAGLKSLLQSFDGLFFAAGLQKTQVRVIFGLGSLNSAE; encoded by the coding sequence ATGAAGCTAATGCAACCGTTTAAATTGACATCGCTCAGCCTGACTCAAAAGCATGTATTCGTATTTGTTTTGGTTCCGGTTATCTTCTGCCTGGCAGTTGTGTTTCCCGCCAGAGCAGCTGAGCCATTGAGCCAGTTGGTTGATGAGCAGGCCGGGATCTACCTGGAAGCCACTGATCTGAACTCCCATGTGAAACAGTTTCTGCTGTCACCTCTGGTGAATCGCTTTCGGAAAACTGAGGTTTTTCAAACCTGGCTGCATTCACAGGACGTTCTCCAGTTGAAGCAGGGATTACGCGATATTGAATCGGTAACCAGTCAGCCGTTACTACCTCTCTTGAATCATTTATTTGGAAAGTCGGTCGGGCTGGCGATTTTCAATCATGGTCCAAAACAAAATCCCTCCGTGCTCCTGTTGACCACGGTTCAGGATCCCGCCGCTGTTCAGAAGCTGGCGGAAGACTGGTTCAAAAAAACCGACATCAAAGTCACTTCCGGTACGTTCCAGGGTACAACCTGTTTTGAGGTCAGTCAGCAGGGCGATCCCTCTGCGCCTGCGGTCATCTACGCGTTTCTGGATCAAACCCTGGTAGTGACAGACAGGCGACAGAACCTTGAATCAACTATTCGCCTGTATGATCGTCAGCGACTCAAAACACAAACACCGGAGACGCAGCCGAGTTTGTTCAATCTGGAAATGTACCGTCGCGCAAAAGAAGTATTGGCCCAGGATGTCACGGGGTCTGTTTTTCTGAATCCCCGGGCCTGGGATGAACATCTCAAGCCCCCCCGAAATGAGATCGAACAGGGGGTTGTCAACTGGTGGAATAAAACGGGGGCGCTGATCGCAGGGTTGCATCTGAAAAACACAGTCGCCCTGGAAACTGTGATTCTGTTTAACTCCGAAGCCATTGATCTACCATTGTTAAAAATTCTCCAGACCCCTGCCGAAATACCAGATCAATACACACTGATCCCGAAAAAAGCGCTGGCAGTACTCACCGGACAAATGAATGTGAACTTACTGACGAACAAACTCGTCAGTTATTATGCGGAAAAGAACCCGGAAAAATGGCAGAAATTCCTCGCAGTCAGCACAGGACTCCTGGGGGGACTCGACCCCGTGACAGAAGTCTCAAAAGTTCTGGGGCCCAGTGTTCTGTTTTATTCAGTGCCTCGTGAAACCCTCTCTTTTGATGCGATTTCCTTTGATGGTCTTGTCGCGATACAGCTTTCCGCTGCGGATTTGGAGCCGGGAGCAAATGACAAAGGCAACTATCAGTCTGCCATTAAAAATGTCGCAAACTTCCTGATGAACAGCATGCTCAGCTCTCATAATTCAGAAACGCCCCACGGCAAACAACCCTCAATTTTAAAAATCGAAGACCATGATCAATATCATATGCGGTGGATCGAAAGCCTCGGCCACTATCAGCCCGCTTATGGAATTAACGAGCGCCAGCTTGTCTTTGCCAGTTCCCCAGAACTCGTCAGAGAATTCTTTACTCTGAAATCAGAAGAGAGTCTGGCCGCGTTACCATTATTTCAGTCCTGGAAAGAGACCTTCTTCCGGGAAGAAAAACAACTCTGTTTTCTGAATATCGCTTCGATCAGAGCATTCATCGAGCAGAACTCTGATTTTCTTGCAGAGCAACTTTCCAAAGGGCATGGCGGAGATCTGGAGAAAGGCAAAAAGAAACTTGCCGGGTTGAAAAGTCTGCTCCAGTCCTTTGATGGGCTGTTCTTCGCAGCCGGCCTGCAGAAAACACAGGTTCGAGTCATCTTCGGCCTGGGCTCACTGAATTCCGCTGAGTGA
- a CDS encoding FHA domain-containing protein, producing the protein MLQLSLKVVGGRHDGKQIPIKGKKFLIGREEDCHLRPNSDMVSRHHCVFTVDEYSVRLRDFGSTNGTSVNGKRIKGEVQLSHGDQIQIGKLDFVIQMSHTADAAIAPDKPEAEAAPPLTPAGEILTGSDTVFDIPVHKPEESTAVPVEAGTDPAAAPPAGPGVYEGDTQILSAEQQRQAQLAYEQAAQQAGYPPQPQYGYPPQQMPPGQQPYPYQMPPQYYPQQGYPQQPMPAYPQQYQMPPQGYPQQPPQPQEEEQGRSKPELPPVTLPPPEQTGLKNKQEAEN; encoded by the coding sequence ATGTTGCAGCTTTCTTTAAAAGTCGTTGGTGGTCGTCATGATGGAAAACAAATTCCCATCAAAGGCAAAAAGTTTCTAATTGGCCGGGAAGAAGACTGCCATCTGCGACCTAACAGTGACATGGTCAGTCGACACCACTGTGTTTTCACAGTTGATGAATATAGCGTCCGCTTACGCGACTTTGGCAGCACCAATGGTACGTCGGTCAATGGAAAACGTATCAAGGGTGAAGTGCAGCTTTCCCATGGCGACCAGATCCAAATCGGCAAACTTGATTTTGTCATCCAAATGTCACACACCGCTGATGCAGCAATTGCACCAGACAAACCTGAAGCAGAAGCAGCCCCGCCATTGACTCCCGCGGGAGAAATCCTGACAGGCTCCGATACTGTTTTCGATATTCCTGTTCACAAACCTGAAGAGAGTACTGCGGTTCCTGTTGAAGCTGGAACTGATCCCGCTGCAGCCCCCCCCGCTGGTCCTGGAGTCTATGAAGGGGATACGCAGATTCTCTCAGCCGAACAGCAGCGTCAGGCTCAGCTGGCATACGAGCAGGCAGCACAGCAGGCTGGTTACCCACCACAGCCACAGTATGGATATCCTCCTCAGCAAATGCCGCCTGGACAGCAACCTTATCCGTACCAGATGCCACCTCAATACTATCCTCAGCAGGGTTATCCGCAACAGCCGATGCCCGCTTATCCACAGCAGTATCAAATGCCCCCTCAGGGTTATCCGCAACAGCCTCCTCAACCCCAGGAAGAAGAACAGGGACGCTCCAAGCCCGAACTGCCGCCCGTCACGCTTCCACCTCCGGAACAGACCGGGCTGAAGAACAAGCAGGAAGCTGAGAATTAA